The DNA window GCTTTGGCTACAacactttttcatttatttgcattgtttgCTTGCTTGACCTTTTGGTATTCATCAAttcttaaataattttttcaaGGCATCTCTCTGAGTGGTTATGAAAATATAGAATTGTTTGTATGGTTTCAtagttattttttgtttaagatGAGGATCAGACAAACGTTTTTGATAAATTATTGCAAGCATTTTTGATATTCCAAAGAGTTCACATACTTTTTCCTCGCACTCTGCAATAGCTCATCGAAAATATCACCAACTTTAAAAACATGCTGATCTATTTGATCACTAtatcttttcatttgacatAAACAGGTAAGACAAACAAGTGAGTGAACATCATTAATTGCTAATCAAACAACAGAATTGTTGTTTCTCCTCGATACAGAGTCAACATGTGCAAATTGGGAGTAACCTAAAAACAAATTCTCAGCCAATCATGTTTCATTATGGCACACAGACTGCTGTGATCACAAgtgaaatctattttttaatgacCAATGAGAAATATGGGTCATGCAACAGAAGCTGACACATTAATTAATTTCGACAAAAAGAACCTTATAATAATAGACCTTATAATAATAAACCTTATAATAAAGAAAGGGGGAGCTTGCTGTAAGGGGGATTTCTGATGATGCACCCAGcttctttgtttgttgctATCCTTAAAgtaaaaatcatatttttatattttggtcTACAGACGGTGGTAATGCACAGACCAAGTCATTGCATATTGCATCACAAAACGGCTGCCATATTGGTTATCATTGTGGGAAACCTTTTTAATATCATGCAACATAAGCACTATGGTTCTAATATTGTCATTAAACATGAGAGATCATTTCACCATCTTGGACATGGGTGTAAAATTCAAGACCAAAGTTCTTGAGCAGGGGTTGCACCACGGCATGTTGAGAATATTAAGAGGACTACGCTGGAATACAGATAAAGGCCAAAACCGATTGACCGCTACTCGAGACCACTTCATGaaagaaaggaggaggaaCAGAGTCATAAGGGGAGTTGGATGGATTAGTCTGGCGAGCTACATCCTCTAAAAACCTTCAAAAGAATTTACGGACAGAAAGATCAAATGTGGCGTTTGAAACGAGAACCCAAGCTGTCGCAACCTTATCAATAGCAGAAACAATTGCAGGAAAGCTGACAACGCATCTTCTAAAAGGGAATTGTGTTCATCATAATAAGAAACCTGTTGTGATTTAAATATCTTAATACCAAGGCTGTAATTGTTTGCATCGGTCAATTGGATAGCATTAATGCAGTCAGTTTTAGAATCCATTGCTAACATGAAATCCGTGTGAGAAGTTTATTAAGACGAAATATTTACcctgaaatgtgaaaatatttgattttgtgtCAAACGTTTACTCTGATAAATGTTTAATGAATACttatgtttgtgtatgtgagcgtgtgtgtttgtatgaacACTGCTAAAGGGACAGCAGGATTACCATCCCACGACTGGGACCACCCTGACGTTTAATCCAACGACGAGGCGGAGCTTCGTCACTAAGGGCCACCACCCCCTCTGTACACACATATGTAAACATGCTCACGACCTCACTGCATCTTGAGCAGTAAGCTAAAACAAACTACCTAAGATTTATATTGTACAGCTGCTCTTGTACAATTCGAACATGTTTGCTGACTGTGTTAATGTTAGAGGGACACCGAATGTATCCGTTTTGTTGAAAAAGTACAGCGGGTGTGTCACGGTGTCACCGAGCACTGTAATTAATGAACCTTCAGGAAAGggattaaatatattttttgctttttgcgTGGCTGAacaatgacaatgacaaaggtgttaaagtcaattaaaaaaagaatccaattCAGGTTTGATTAATGTCAAATTATAAATTGTGGAAAGACATCGAATGACCACCTTGATTTTCAGTCCAAAAAGTTGTGTATGTGCCATTGTTTTGCAACTAAATGAACAAAAGTATTAAAATTCACCTCTTTTTATTCAACATTACTGATTAATATagtaaatttaaattaaaaaaaattgttaagtACATTATCATGTAGATATCAACTGCCTTTGTGGTCTTTTTCAGGGTTAGCAACATTAAAAACGACtttgaaacaaaaagcaaGTAAAAGAGGAgagtaaaacatttaaagtgaagctaataaaaatgcattcagAAGAGATTATTAAAGGGGTCATTCATGAGAATACAGTCATGTTTTCAGCCCTGAATTGAATTAATTGGGTCAGTTTGAGAAGACTTTCATTATTCAGGAAGTTTCTAACTatcattttggaacaaagaAATTTTGAACGTgaatacagtaaaaaaaatacatcatgcTTTTTAGATAAACGTGGATGATATAAAAAACAGGAGTAGTGAAGTCATGATTCAGTCACATGGCAGTTCCAGAAGATGACACATAAAGTCCCAAAAAATTCTTATGCAAAGATATTGATTAAAGACATTATCAGGAtgtcatttcattattttttttttaaaacaccacatgatttttttttaaattcagacATCTACTTGGATGAGCATGAATATGCCAATACATATGACGTGGTTGTCCCTTGTGCAAAGGTCTGGTATTAATTAGATGGAGGAGGTTGTTCACGCTGTGACATTGCAAACTGGCTTGTTACAGAATGGCCAATCAGAGTGCAGTCAATGTGACCGCTGTTTATTTATACGCGGCACTGAGTGCAGGCAGCTCCAACTACAACGCAAACACTGAAACACTCCAGCACATTGTACAGCTACAGAGGCTCCTCATCAACACCTCACTTCTATTGACACGACCATATACAAGCGCTCACAGTCACACCTATGCACTCGGAGAAACGCTTTTGGTgtgcagtatttttttaagctgGTTCTCTTTGCTCAGCCTGACATGGTTTTGATTTTTCTGCTAACCACACAACTCTCATTAGAGTCATGGCTTCATTATGATAATTGGATAAGTTTCAATGTTTCTCATAGAAAACATCAAGGTTATTGTAACTGATACATTCTCAACTCAGGTAAAAGATACCATGGTAAGACATCTCAGAATGCAGTTGAGTGAGTGACTATGGTATCCACTTGGTTGTTTTCTCTCACTGGGCATGGTTCTTATGAGATATTCAAGAGTTTGGCAACACGTCATGTATGAAAGGTGCTTGTTTGGATTCAGAAATCACTTCCTTCGAAATCCATGAACAACTGATGTATCTATATCCCCTTTCTGTCATTGTGTCGATATTAGGTAGGCACAACCAAATCCCATTTTTAGTTTTGaagtctatctatctatccgtccatccatcctgaACTGATCgcctcaaaacacacacaaaacctcaacaaaaatacatttattacaGCATCTTGATTTCACATCGACTTGTccatgcataaaaaaaacaaaaaaaacattcaacaacaaaacaatatgcGCATCTGAACGAATTTCTGAAAACTCAGGAGCTGCAACTGTCGGTCAACTGAAATATCAACATTGTATTCTTTGCTATGAGGTTAAATTATAAATTTAATTCCTTACTTATTTTGATTAATTCCTCCCTGtctgtgaaaacattttgcagtGCTACAAGTGGCAGCACCGATTTGTAAATTCAGGGGGAACTGGCTGGATACTGGAAGCAACTATCAAAAGCAAAGGCAAGAGTATcatgtactgtacatataaAGACTACATCATACAAATAAATGCTTCAAACGCCATATCAACACGAGTATTGTGATCAGCAGCAAAATAGgtgtaaaataaagaaaaattgaaGCTGCCATAGTGAGGTCAACcttacacacgcacgcacgcacacacaaactaaCATCAGGTTTCCCAATTAATATCCTGGTAGCAACATTGGAGCACACACAGTAAGTGACAGTTGAAAATAAACTCATAAAAACAGTGCAATCTGGCAAAGATGAAGGGCATTCTGTATGTGCAACATCATGGAAGGGGACATTTACTAATTCatacataaatatttgaaatgagaACGGATAACATAGGTGGGTTCAACTACAGAGTGACAGACATTCATATTCCTCATGGATCACAACCACTACATATGTTTGTCCGCCTACAAATATACTGTAGACGAGTAATTCACGGAACGTTGAGCTTGATAAAGCCTGACAATATGCCCACAATTTGCTCAATCAAATGATTTGCAACACTCAACTGTAACAAGCATTTAAAAGCGCTTATTGTGCTGCCATCTAGAAAAACACTACTGGAGGAAGTTTAGTTGGTCGCGCTTCTTAAATCAGCACTGATCAAGACTCGTTTGGAAGGTTAaggcacaaataaaaatatatacatagtAGGGCTGCTCGATTAGGGGTTAAAATCCtaatcacaattattttgttcaatattgAAATCACGATTATTTACATGATTACGTTTTTGAAATTGGTATTTattgaacatttaaaaaaaacacaaattagtTCAAGGTTcagttcaaatgttttgaaaagaacTTGTTCCGTTCATAGTTCataattgaaattttattAGCTAACTTCATggttccaaaaatgaaaacttaTTTTACTTGACACCTCTGCACtttaatgcaaaataaaattttatcCGACTAATCGATGGAACGATAATCGATTCGAAAAACAGTGACAGCGCGACTCAAGAcccatatatatttattgagCAATACTATGAAATATTTGCTTGAAACAATTCTGGATGATAATTGACCAACCTCGGCACCCGCAACCCAAAAACTCCTGAATCGTAACAACGATCGATGACGGTGCACTTCAATTGTGACGATGACAGTGCAGTTTAACTCAGCAAGTAATTGCAAACTACGGTAATTGTTGAAATGGTCAGACCTCACTTATATAGACAATTAGACATTGCGTAACAGCTAGATCATGGAACTGAACAGTCTTTATGCTATCTCCCGCTGGCCATAGAGCTctgatttaattaattaatcaggcttatcaatgtaaatgttCCTTTTTCTATGATTGGAATGATTAATTTTTTGCCCAAACCTTCCTCTATTTTAAATGCTACTCTAAAAATTGGAATTTGTTTTGGTCAATGTACGGTGTTATGGAGCGCTCATGAGGGTTGGGAAAGATATTCAGTCATTTGGTAGTGGCAGATGAAACCAGTTACAAGAGGTTATTGCATTGTATACTGTACAGTTGCAACACAGAGGCAGATAGGATTTTTCAGGTTACACACAGTTGCTATACggtaaatattttcaatattacaGCCGATGATGACGTATTATTGCTGATGTAGGGTGTGTTCAGAATAGCACACTCAAAACGGACGGATAAGCTTTGCTACAGCTATGATACAGTTCACTACAGTAATGTGTTTTCCATTCCACTTGACACTCGTTAGGCGTGGCTTACGTGAAGCGAAGACCGGAGACTTTGAAATTCGGCACGTCGTCGTGACCCTCACTCTGTCGCCATTTTCTCAATATGGTCACTTAACAACTTGTACTGTTCTGTAAGGATTTAAATGATGTCACTTTGGCATTCttggaaaacaaatccaatATAGGTCAGTTGAGAGCAAGTGGTCATAAGATGGCATGAGAACTCGATAGCTGGCAAAGCGTCAGTGCCACACTCAAAGTAACACCAATAGCTTATGTATACTACtatatactatactatatcatatatgtatattttaaaatgtattacgGTACCTTTATCTAGATTTCCAATGACAGCCTGCTTTTTCAGAAAATCGCCACAGAGTTTTTTACTGAGCCCAAATGCCAGCATGTTGTGAGTAAATGtcctgaaaaacacacacaaaagcaaagaggTGATCTTCTCGGGAAATGCAGGGCATACAGTACAATACTTGGAGCTGATTGGCCGATACGGCAAGTTGTACAAACCGAccaaactttttgttttgaccagTCATGATAACATCATCAACCGGCATCTTTACCAGTTAAAAAATTAAAGAGCCCCCCTCGCCTCTCGGGAACTGGGGAGAATTCTGCGAGAACAGAATTAATCGCGGTGCGTTCATCCACCGGTGTCACCGTGTTCAGCTTGTTCGTTTCCGCCAGCCTTCTTGTTTTCGTCACAGCGCATATCCCGCGCAGAAACGCAAAGTTGCTTGGTCCAAACTGCCAGTGATAAAAGGATCATTTATTCACCGGTGCTTAAAACGTGTGCgtcatgttgtttttaaatatatgcCCTAATATTCCAAGATGGCTTGTTTTCAGTATCTTAAGTTAGCTTAGCAGGATTTAATactatgattttattttatgggtgtttttttttttggtttgttttttttggctgcAGTTCTCTTGAGTACCTGACACGATGCAGTCAAACTTTCAAACAGAGGGAGACAACACTTAAGCCCATGTCCTGTGCACCCATATGATGAAAACGAACATTTACAAAGGCGTTATCTGACTGAATGGATCTTTTCGATTTGCGGTCATACAAAAAGGATTCGAAAAGATCTGCAACAAAACTGCTAAACAAAAGGTCGCATTTCCACGTTTTTCCACCCTTCCTTACCCTAGCTGGCCAAAGGCAATGTTCTCATCCATTTTGGAGCTGTCGTCTCTTTCCTCCTGGGTCATGTGACACCACTTCTCCCTGTTGACAGAAATAAGTTTGCCATGAATTTGAATTCTcccaaaaaagagaaaaggccAGGCCAAGGATGGATGTTAAACAATGCCACTTTACAAATAGAAATATTCATAAATTCTGATTTATTGGAtgtaaaaagattaaaaagaaGATCAGTGGGAAAGAAGATAAGACGAAAAAGAATAGCAATTAATCACTAAGAGGCATTATTGTCATAGACAGACCACTCAGAAAAAATTAAAGATATTGGGCTACCGCTGCACCATGATGTATTGTAAGCTTTACAGCTGACTTTTAAACTTCAATGTTTCAGTACTTTTCACACTCGTCTAAAAAGGAGCTGAATGGCAAAATTCTCTCTTTTCTAAATAAAGTTCCCCTTTCGGTGTCCCTTCATACTCTATGTTGCGATCCAACAACGACAGTAAGATCAGATGTCAAAATGTGAAAcataatgatgatgaagaggaatTATAAGTGAAACTGGAATCTGATTGGCTATTTATGGATTAAACACCATGAATGACATCTTGTTGAAAGAAACCACAGGTGGGGAAGTGGGCTATGTCCCTTTCAACAGATCaggaaattaaataaacacgTATAACAAGGcacatttcaacatttctGGTGCATTTGCTGCTTTTGTGAAAACTGTTGCTGTGAAATGGCAAAATAGCAGCAGAATGTTTCCTtgcatttgttaaaaaaaaacacacaaaaaacccACATGATACATGAAAGGGGAAAATGATTCACTGAGCTGTGAAGCAATAGTGAACAGCAAGCAGTGGATCTGTTGGCTCACAAtatacagaaaatatatttccGGACAATGTCTCAGCAGCACTTTTATCACATCAATTGTTGGTTAAAGAAACTTcacttgaaaataaacaagaagcAAGAGATCATTTCAGCGTCATAAAGCACACAGATTGTCAGACAAACCATGAGTACATGCCAACAGATgccaaacaaagacaaatggaTATGAAGTAGGACACGGGAAAAAGGAATaaaggggaaaacaaaattggAATGAGTTTCAAATATGCTTCGCAACAAGAATCAACACTTCAATACTTTTACCTGATGAACTCCTTTGAGCACTCGTGGTTTgagcattgttttctttctctttccagATGACTCTCTTTTGTACTTTCATACTATGAACCGTTATGAAGTCTGCTACTATAATAACTTGTCGTCTCATTTCTGAAGCCCACTGAGCAGGCTCAGATGCAGACCAACCAATCGTTGAGTATGTCACACTCCACAGGCTACAACACGTCAAGACCACTCAAATCGGCTACGTTTGTGTACGACGCGTTTCAAAAGCTGACGTTGGCATTAATGACAATGGATCATTTCTCTTTGAGCGATTATTTTATAGATTTTTAAGCACTGTATGTACGGTGCAAACAGAAAACTATTAGATTAAACATTCAACTGCCTTACAAGTTCAGCCCTAACCCagtcaaagtcattttcatttcaaactaTCGTtcaacttccatccatccattttcctaACTGCTTGGGTATTTTAAAGTCCAGGGGTTAGCTCTATTTTCGTAGATGGGCGATCAGGGGTGGAAGGCGGTCGGTCTCCAAGTGGCCACGTTAAATGAACTCTGTGCGAGACGATCACCAGTATGATCACCCAGTCTGTTAAGCTTCCACCATAAAGATCGCACGCCTCATTTGCACTGCCTTAAAAGCGAATGAGTGGAGGCACTCCCACGACGTGAACGCCCATTTCTAACGGCGCACGACTATGAAAATacgaaaggaaagaaaactcCCGTGCGCACAACTAGATTGCACTTGATGCTAGACTTGCGCTGGCCACGATGAAAATGGAGCCGCACAcctcaaaagaaaagaactaAAGTACAAACTAGTGTTTaacatactaaaaaaaaaatcattccatTACAAAGAACCTTATGAATCACATGAAGCCATgcgcaaaaaaacaagacagccGCGAGAGCATTAAATTTTTCCTGCTCTTTCTTTTTGGAATCGCCTTTCGAAAGCAGCAGACAAATGGGAGACAGACCTCTGAGCTTTCTTTCCATCTTGCGTTCCCCTGCTCGGCAGCAAGGCACAAGAAGACAAGGATTAAGTCGACATGCAGAAAGAGGGCGTATAGAAGAAAGAGGAGCACACTTTGCCCAGGCACACACATGAAAgaagtttcttttttactattttaaCAACCAATTCAATATAAGTCAATTAGTCAATTACTCATCTAGCCTTCTATGACTTTTAGACTCACCTTGTTGTTGGCGACCTCTTTTTCCGCTCACAATGAACCGCATCGAAGAATGCAGCGTTCCAAAATCGCAACGTATGCCTGACAAGAGCCAATAACAAGTTCTTGTTACTTCAAAAGAAATTCTTATCGGATTTAAAGGGGTGTATATATGgccatatatgtatgtatatatatgtatatatatatatatatatatatatgtatgtatgtatatatatatatttaagaCTTAAAGACTACTTTAAGACTTatgtttcttttctgttttgttgtaGGCGTTCTGTAGCTCTTAAATGCGCaactggaaaaacaacaaataccaGATAGGTTGCTGCTTCAGATGGGTGTACAAGTAAACCTTTTCTCCCTTCTTTTCCTCCGGCGCGTCTGACACTAGGGTGAAAAGAATGTGTTCATTGTTGTCAAGTGTcatcaaattaaaagaaacatGAATGCAGTAATCCAACaagattatttttgtatttagaacaaatgcagacacacacacacacacacaaccccaATGAAATTTCAATGCCGTTTACCTGTTAATTTGGGTTTTGTCTCAACTGGATTTTCACCATTCCTGAAGTGAATGTAAAAGGAAAGGGTACGTTAAATGAGAAACATGCATTACGTTTATGAGATTGTCCAAAACAAGGAACGTATATTTGCTTACTCTGTCTTTGGAGTTATTGAGCTTCTCAGTTTGCTTTCTAAGCCTCCGAAAAAGCCTTTGACGTCAGTTTTGGATGAGTTCTTGAGGAGGCGCTCGGCAGCGTCTTTCTTAACAGAGAGCCAGGAGTTGGCCTTGTTTAAATATGAGTCCAGTCCAGCTGGAGGACCACCTCGCTCAAGGAGCTCTGCAGGAGATGGCTGGGATTTCCcttcacagaaaaacaaaacaaaaaaacaatcaataaaCAACCTCCCACTCTATTCTGATGTTGCTcttttacatatttatataAGTCTCCGAGTGTTCAACCAGCATGTAGgttgcaaatatttgaatttccgtcagagggaaaaaaaaatatttaccgATATAGTAGTATGTAAAGCACATGGTCATGAGGTTTTTGGCTGGGCTGTAGTCATCCATTTGGTAACATCTGGgggggaaaacacacacattatatAACACTTGCACTTGATTCAAACAGCAATAGTCATACAATactgtcaaattttaaaactATTACTTAGCCATAAATTATCTGACTGTCAAATGGACGCCACAAATTGACTTACTCAAAAAGCACGACTGCAAACGACTGCACCAGTCGGTAAAAGGTAGCTTCACTCACACATTTAGAGTGGCAGCGCTGAGTAGGggaaaagaacatttcaaatgaaaaatatttgatgcaTTTCCGATACAGTAGACAGATTTGATGATTTTCAGAGAGGATTTGTCAGTTAACACACACTAAATGGTTCTGGGGAGAGAAAAATGCCACACTTCTGTCATTTGGTGTCTGGTAGTGTAAGGCAGTGTAGCAAAACTCGACTGAGTCAttcatttcttcttgtttACCTGGGCACTGACGTATATAGCAAACCATTCCCTGCCTTTGCCATTGTCGCCAGTGCATAGCTGTCCAAAACGAGCTATCTCTTCCTGGTCCAAGTCCTGCCTGAGAAAAGATGTGCACCGATCAAAGAAAGACAACATTGAAAACACAACTCTACAGTTTAATTACATGAACaatgattgaaaaaaacacatgtaaAAATGTTATGACACCAGCGGCACGAAGACCTCTAAAGCTACTACAACAGAAATctgaaaatgtacaaatgaagGTTCCTCAACCTTAGAATGTAAAATACACAAAGTCTCAGCACCATCTGCTGGATCTGGAAGTCACTGCCCCCCTTAGCTAAAAGCAGAGGGGCTGTCCCAATAAGCAAAAAGTTGCTCTCTCCAACTTCAGTCAACAGTCAGGAGAATTCTTTGTGGCACTTATTTTTGCAGGTGGTCcgcaaaattggaaatggaaagtaATTGTaagacttttaaaaataaaattgattccttatttgatttattttccagataattttgtgaatcattaacccatccaaatgatgtcaaatgtagctgagattcctAAAATAGACCTACAGATGCAAATCaatagcctgtataggtctatcctcctttggtgtaaaataaaataatattaaaagaatATTCCACTCAAGAAGTGgtccccgagttgcttcttggttataatgatggtcccttggacaaaaccagttgaaaacccCTGTACTGGACTAACCTTGCATGCTCAATAACGTGCCTTACCTTCCATGAAACACTTTCTCCACATAAATCTTCATAAACTCTCTCCTCTCTAAGGCCTCAGCATGAGTGTCCCCGTTACTATGAACGGATGAGGATGACGACCGTCTAAGTTCCCACATGGTTGAAGGTGGATCCATGTCATTCTCACTGTCCGCAGACTCTGTTGCATCACTTATGttttcctcttcatcttcaggAATGTGATATGAACTGGACTCGGTGGGACCGATTGGCTCAGGGAGTACAGGTTGTTGAGCAAATCTGGAGGACGGAAAATCTGAATGGGCCTGAGGGTTGTCTCTCGCCCCGTTGAGAGTTGTAGGCTCAAAGTCTATGAGGTTGTCCATTGCGATAGATAGACTCCGCTGGTTCTTTCCTCTTAGGTTTCAGATCGACCTACTAAGCGCTCTGCAGGAACAAAATTGTGGCTGCAAGTGAGGCTGCATGAGGCTTCGTTCGGGTGATATGGGCATCACAAACACTCGGCAtctggaaacaaaagaaagaagctCTTACATAATAGTCGCTTTAAACTGAAGGTCTGGCATTTGATTACTTTACTGGAAAAGAATAACAGCTACTGGAAATTGTGCACAATGGGTATAGCGCTTGACAAATTTCCAGCTAAGTGCTCTCTGGCATCCCTGAAGTTCCCTGACAGATGGAACCAATGCCAAACGTGGGATTTGAGTTCTTGAACAATCAGTGGACGGTGTGTAAGTTGAGACAGAAGGTATATTTCTAACTTGGTTTGTGCATTGTTGTTGCATGTTGGTTGTGCATGCTAAGTGGTGTGCCGCGAGGTTTTTATCCCCGTGTGTAATCTAAGTGCATTGTCTCAATAAAGGTTGGTAAACATTGagttctataaaaaaaaaaaacatgactgaTAAAACTAAAAGCAGCACTCTAATCTCTCAAAGAGGCACAGCAATCAGGCTGGGTGACAACTTCACAGCGTCACATGCTACAATAAACGTAGAACAAGCAGAAGTAGTTGACAGATGATATAGGAGGTGAGAGGTGAGCTTGGCCAATGAGTACCACCACAGACTATGTGAGAActataatttatttgatttcttgCAATGACGTCtggtttatttacaataagaCCGCAAACATACGCTCAGTGGACACGTTATGGAAACTTGTGCACATTC is part of the Syngnathus acus chromosome 6, fSynAcu1.2, whole genome shotgun sequence genome and encodes:
- the kiaa0513 gene encoding uncharacterized protein KIAA0513 homolog isoform X1, with protein sequence MDNLIDFEPTTLNGARDNPQAHSDFPSSRFAQQPVLPEPIGPTESSSYHIPEDEEENISDATESADSENDMDPPSTMWELRRSSSSSVHSNGDTHAEALERREFMKIYVEKVFHGRQDLDQEEIARFGQLCTGDNGKGREWFAIYVSAQRCHSKCVSEATFYRLVQSFAVVLFECYQMDDYSPAKNLMTMCFTYYYIGKSQPSPAELLERGGPPAGLDSYLNKANSWLSVKKDAAERLLKNSSKTDVKGFFGGLESKLRSSITPKTENGENPVETKPKLTVSDAPEEKKGEKVYLYTHLKQQPIWHTLRFWNAAFFDAVHCERKKRSPTTRGTQDGKKAQREKWCHMTQEERDDSSKMDENIAFGQLGTFTHNMLAFGLSKKLCGDFLKKQAVIGNLDKEQYKLLSDHIEKMATE
- the kiaa0513 gene encoding uncharacterized protein KIAA0513 homolog isoform X2; translation: MDNLIDFEPTTLNGARDNPQAHSDFPSSRFAQQPVLPEPIGPTESSSYHIPEDEEENISDATESADSENDMDPPSTMWELRRSSSSSVHSNGDTHAEALERREFMKIYVEKVFHGRQDLDQEEIARFGQLCTGDNGKGREWFAIYVSAQRCHSKCVSEATFYRLVQSFAVVLFECYQMDDYSPAKNLMTMCFTYYYIGKSQPSPAELLERGGPPAGLDSYLNKANSWLSVKKDAAERLLKNSSKTDVKGFFGGLESKLRSSITPKTENGENPVETKPKLTVSDAPEEKKGEKVYLYTHLKQQPIWHTLRFWNAAFFDAVHCERKKRSPTTREKWCHMTQEERDDSSKMDENIAFGQLGTFTHNMLAFGLSKKLCGDFLKKQAVIGNLDKEQYKLLSDHIEKMATE